The Vanrija pseudolonga chromosome 1, complete sequence genomic sequence TCTCAAACTCCTCGTAGCCATCACCAATGGTCTGATACTTGCGCACCTCAAGGTTCGGATTACAGCTGTGGTTGATGAAGCGAGCGTCATTGCCGAGTTTACCCTGGAAGTGTGAGACTCGTGCCAGCGGGGCTCTTGGCAACCGATACTTACAGCATCAAGCACTTCATCGCGGTCGTATGCAAGCGCATAGAAGTTGCGGTGACCCTTGTAGTCTGTCCCAATGCGTTCGATGAATGTGCTAATAAAGGTTAGGAGGCCGCAACAAAAATGTTAAAAATAATCTCACTTAATATGAATAACCTGTGATGTCAGCCATAGTGAACCGCCCACACTTTCAACCGCCATGCTTACCTCGCCACGATAGTCGATGACAAATTCGCCCTCAGCAATGTCTTCGGTCGCGACCAGTCCAAATCCACGAGTGCCAGTCTAGACTCGTGTCAGCCCTGGTTGGATGCAAAGGTTTGAGGCACGCACCCAGACAACTTTGGTCCCCTTGCCCTTTCTCCGGCACAGGCTCTTGTTGTCACAGAGATCTCCGCAAGGGCAATCCTTGCCGCAGAGGTAGCTCATGATCCTGTTGATGCAGTGGTCACCACATCCTGCCTCTGGTGCACACCGACAGACGGCTGGATGGTCGGACTGGTACCTCTGGCGCTCGTTGAATTGGTCTGATAATCAGCGGTGGCAATCAAGTGAGACAATGACACGTACTGCTGCGAAGCTTCCGATACGCAGGGGGACGTTTCTTGCCGTCCAGGGCACCCGTCTCACTCTCCCAGAGGATGTTGTAAGGCAATACAAACTCATGCTCCTTCTCAAAAAAGTGGACCATTCCGTGGTCGAGCGGAAGTGGTGGGAAAGTCAtgttgccgtcggcgggtgGAGGTTGAGACTTTCTGGGTCTACCGGGACCACGCTTGACGGGGACGCGGCTGTCCAAAACCTTGTTGACCAATGCCCGCTCAGacggcggctcggcgtcctggCAATAAAGCCCCGCAGACATGTactccttgcgcttgcccGGGTTCACGTCGGTGTTGTTGGATGAAGTAGACGACTGTGACCTCTCCATGGTGTTTGCTGAGACGACACGAAGCAGCTGCTGCGAGACTGCTttcgacgatgacgatgatgccACTGGCTCCTTTGCAGACGGCGTCGCTGTTGTTGCCGACGCCTTTGCTTCGGGCAGGGTGCGGGGCGTGGCAGTGTGCATTGTTCGCTGTGGTTGAGTGGTCTCGCCAGGGGCACGTGAGCGGAGGGTGAATTtccgtgccgtcgtcgccgacttGGCCTTGATGCGCTGTGCAATGCCAGCCCCCGCGGAGGAAACTGCACGCTTCGGAAGAACCTTCGCAATAGGAGCGTTGCGGGCCTTTGCCCCAAACTGTCGCTTGGATGGAGGCGGCACGGTACCACCCTGGGCCTTggtgctggccgccgcggcggtgcgcggggGGCGGTCCCCGTTGGGCACTGcatccttgccgccgtcgtcacgaTTCTGCTCCTTGACAAACGTcttggccgcgacgacgaccttgtcgtctGGCTGGAGAGCGGCGAGGACACGGTCGCTGGGGAGGTTGCGTGAGGGGGATGGTGGGCGTACAATCTGTAGAGGTGGGAGGGACGCGATTTTGGTCGAGAAGAATGTGCGCTTTttacgcggcggcggcgcgtcgcccttGATGCGGGACATGGTGTCCAAAGCGCGTAGGTTAGAGGAGGAAGGGTGGGTaaggttggtggtggtgtgggtgtgggtgttgtgTTTGGCTGGGATGCATGTCAGTGTTTGGATTGAAAGTGACGCGATGTCGAGTAATCCTGACATTTTATTATTGTTTGGGATTTGAGTGGGTGTCGGGTGATGTTACGCGTCGAGTAGTGGGGTGCAAGGATGTGGATTGTGTGTAGCAGAGTATTTGGTAAATAGGACAAGTCTTGTAGCAATGCGCTGATGGCAAGAAGTTGAAGGAAAAGTCGATGATGGATGAAGGAAAAATGGGAAagaggtgggttgggtggtATTTAGAAGGGAGAcgagaggagaggagagagagTTGACAAGTTGGGAGAtagaggcggcggcgacgacggcagcggcggcaacaaAGGGGGCCACAACAAGTCTGGCTGGCGCACTCTCCCACCGTGGCACCACTCTACACTAGGCACGACACTGGAGCCAACCCACCCAAAGCACGCATAACTAGACACCCCTCCTGCCCCCCCGCTGCTTGCGGCATGCGGCAAGCAAGACATTTGGCCGGCAATGGCCCTTCCTCGTGCATACAGCATACATTGCATGGCAAACACGCGACAGACGGCCCACTC encodes the following:
- the Ash1l_1 gene encoding Histone-lysine N-methyltransferase ASH1L — its product is MSRIKGDAPPPRKKRTFFSTKIASLPPLQIVRPPSPSRNLPSDRVLAALQPDDKVVVAAKTFVKEQNRDDGGKDAVPNGDRPPRTAAAASTKAQGGTVPPPSKRQFGAKARNAPIAKVLPKRAVSSAGAGIAQRIKAKSATTARKFTLRSRAPGETTQPQRTMHTATPRTLPEAKASATTATPSAKEPVASSSSSKAVSQQLLRVVSANTMERSQSSTSSNNTDVNPGKRKEYMSAGLYCQDAEPPSERALVNKVLDSRVPVKRGPGRPRKSQPPPADGNMTFPPLPLDHGMVHFFEKEHEFVLPYNILWESETGALDGKKRPPAYRKLRSNQFNERQRYQSDHPAVCRCAPEAGCGDHCINRIMSYLCGKDCPCGDLCDNKSLCRRKGKGTKVVWTGTRGFGLVATEDIAEGEFVIDYRGEVIHINTFIERIGTDYKGHRNFYALAYDRDEVLDAGKLGNDARFINHSCNPNLEVRKYQTIGDGYEEFEIGTWATRDIKAGEELSYDYNFESFSMTNLSNKDEARTRCHCGAPNCVGFLGRKPGEKSAKELAAALDAKAAEDARKAEAKAEAKAKKAERTAAAATAAAAAAASAAPQATPGPSKAKATEAGSSVSVPTADSAVSTPSKRPRGRPRKHPLPDPDQPVVKRPRGRPPKHPRVDGQIVVKRGRGRPRKHPLPDPNQPVVKRPVGRPRKHPLPVPVDAGPSSAATAPKAEPAAVKSEVGPKRVGRPPKSETRPSPYPARRAPGRLEAAMSTITSFFKRGPGRPPKASTAAVPMPPVEDAPAAPAAVVAPEAPGAPAEPRLKNTPKQMQKRARNGAPAGWAYVVEAPATPADADGALKSDRAARLALRRGA